CCCCAGTCAACAGCTGCAGCTTCATCCCAGATGTCATAGTGATGCATGTAACTGGTCTACAGTTGACCCAGCTCTTGATAATAAAGAACTGGGCCGATGGGAGGGATATAAACGCTCAGCTCTCAGGCCACGCCGCATGCGTATATGCTGTTGTCCCACCGATAAAGAACCGTGATTGCTATGTCGCGATACCATGTAGGGGGGACCGAAGGCTGGCCATGGCCCAGGACGACGAGGTGATATTCTCACTACCCCCCGAAAGGCTCCCGGACTTCATAGAGGGAGCCCGCTGGCTACAGGAGCATGGCTGGGGCCTCCCATTAACGCAGGAGCTCAAGGAGGAATATCCGCTGAAACCAGCATACGCAAAACTAGGGGAGATGCTGGGCTTAGATGTGAGGCAGTCTCCTCCAAGACCGCAGAGATACCAGAGATGGTGAACCAATCCCAAAAAGCCAGATCTCCCCCAAATTTTTCCAATATAAGAAAATATTCGAAGAATATGAGGGGCATGCTACTTCTATTCTATCGCTTATGAGTGAATCTATTTACTTTAGATCTTCATCCCTTTCTTCGGCTTAGGAAACCGATCCTTTGAATGAGTAAGATCCTAATAGATGTAGGCTCATCCCCTTCTTGTAATGGCAGATTAAAAGATATACCTCCTGGAACATTACATTCAAGGTATGATCACACTAATCGGCCTTGAGGGGATTCCAGTAATCAAAGCTGGAGATGACCTAGGAGAGATCATCGTGAAAGCCGCTGAGAGGCAGGGCATAGGGATCCGAGATGGAGATGTTGTAGTGGTCACCCAGAAGGTCGTCTCGAAGGCCGAGGGGAGGCTCATAAACCTAGAGGAGGTTAGGCCCTCCAGCTTCGCAGAGGAGGTGGCCAAAAGTTCGGGGAAGGATCCCAAGCATGTTGAGGTCATATTGAGGGAGACCCGTAGAATCG
This is a stretch of genomic DNA from Candidatus Bathyarchaeota archaeon. It encodes these proteins:
- a CDS encoding DUF169 domain-containing protein, which codes for MVTIEEVHRYGSELESWLRMRAHPIAVKMLKDREDVPEGAIIPTRDWGHKYSLCQSFARSEKGGLTIAMFKEDMWCFEPAVGLGLVPRIRYFLEGHHRYPDSVRDLKAAAEWCQSMPHLEYGQYKGIISAPVNSCSFIPDVIVMHVTGLQLTQLLIIKNWADGRDINAQLSGHAACVYAVVPPIKNRDCYVAIPCRGDRRLAMAQDDEVIFSLPPERLPDFIEGARWLQEHGWGLPLTQELKEEYPLKPAYAKLGEMLGLDVRQSPPRPQRYQRW